One segment of Brassica napus cultivar Da-Ae chromosome C3, Da-Ae, whole genome shotgun sequence DNA contains the following:
- the LOC106359488 gene encoding trafficking protein particle complex subunit 1, with translation MQFFGGSEINPSPQVPTASGNNAHMMYVFNRNGVCLLYKEWNRPLHTLNPQQDHKLMFGLLFSLKSLTAKMDPVNADKGNLGVPQLPGQGCSFHSFRTNTYKLSFMETPSGIKIILVTHPKTGDLRESLKYIYGLYVEYVAKNPIYNPGSPVKSELFNTALDQYVRSIS, from the exons ATGCAGTTCTTCGGTGGATCCGAGATAAATCCGTCGCCACAGGTTCCGACGGCGAGTGGAAACAACGCGCACATGATGTACGTTTTCAACCGTAACGGCGTCTGTCTCCTGTACAAAGAATGGAACAGGCCTCTTCACACGCTCAACCCTCAGCAAGATCACAAGCTCATGTTCGGTCTTCTCTTCTCCCTCAAATCTCTCACCGCCAAAATGGATCCCGTCAA TGCGGATAAGGGGAATCTAGGTGTTCCACAGTTGCCAGGACAAGGGTGCTCTTTCCATAGTTTTCGAACTAACACTTACAAGCTTAGCTTCATGGAGACTCCCTCTGGTATTAAG ATTATCTTAGTAACTCATCCAAAGACTGGAGATTTACGCGAGTCCCTAAAGTACATCTATGGTTTATACGTTGAATATGTGGCGAAAAATCCTATCTACAACCCAGGATCTCCAGTCAA GTCAGAGTTGTTCAACACTGCACTTGACCAATATGTGAGGAGTATCTCATAG